Proteins co-encoded in one Parcubacteria group bacterium genomic window:
- the raiA gene encoding ribosome-associated translation inhibitor RaiA — translation MQIQFYTKNVELKGNLEQEFHEKLASLAKYKGNVDVLQVRVDVSRDSHHKSGDVYRVEVNIDVAGGVLRSVEEGPDILSALDVVAEKLERQARDIKDRIISKRRRGQ, via the coding sequence ATGCAGATCCAGTTCTACACAAAAAATGTTGAGCTCAAAGGGAACCTTGAGCAGGAGTTCCACGAGAAGCTCGCGAGCCTTGCCAAGTACAAGGGCAACGTGGACGTGCTGCAGGTGCGGGTTGATGTTTCGCGCGACAGCCACCACAAGAGCGGAGACGTGTACCGCGTTGAGGTGAATATTGACGTTGCGGGCGGGGTCCTGCGCTCCGTGGAAGAGGGGCCGGACATTCTCTCGGCCTTGGATGTGGTGGCCGAAAAACTGGAGCGCCAGGCCCGGGACATCAAAGACCGGATCATAAGCAAGCGGAGGCGAGGGCAGTAG